Proteins encoded within one genomic window of Acidithiobacillus sp. AMEEHan:
- a CDS encoding ISL3 family transposase: MDQGNQLFTLALGLVPPWMVDDVRFTVEEKRLDLHVNFPRGSQFPCPVCGQDCPVYDTQEKVWRHLDFFQHAAYLHARVPRVHCPEHGVHLVSVPWAREGSGFTLLFEALVMAMVREMPVLTVSRLVRETDQRLWRVLDHYVAKAREAADMSEVHSVGIDETSSRRGHDYITLFVDLVAKRLLFATPGKDAETFAQFAEDLQAHGGSAEAITEVSMDLSPAFQKGAAEHLPNAQVTFDRFHLMKLVNEAVDAVRKGEALSQPDLKKSRWLWLKNPGKLSAKQSARLREILKNQNLKTAQAYQLRLTFQEIFTVQNRHQGATLLKAWVENVKDSGLPPMVKVAYTVMNHWDGVLRWFESQITNGILEGFNSLLQSAKAKARGYRTHKNFINMAYLILGKLDLRLPT, encoded by the coding sequence ATGGACCAAGGTAATCAACTGTTCACTCTGGCGTTGGGGTTGGTTCCGCCGTGGATGGTGGACGATGTGCGGTTCACGGTGGAGGAAAAGCGCCTGGACCTGCATGTGAACTTCCCAAGGGGTAGTCAGTTTCCCTGTCCGGTCTGCGGCCAGGACTGCCCGGTCTATGACACCCAGGAGAAGGTCTGGCGTCACCTCGACTTCTTCCAGCATGCGGCTTATCTCCATGCCCGCGTACCACGGGTCCATTGCCCGGAACACGGCGTGCATTTGGTATCCGTCCCTTGGGCGCGGGAAGGCTCGGGATTCACGCTGCTCTTTGAGGCTCTAGTCATGGCCATGGTCCGGGAGATGCCCGTGTTGACGGTCTCCCGCCTAGTGCGGGAGACGGACCAGCGACTCTGGCGGGTGCTCGATCATTACGTCGCCAAGGCCCGCGAGGCCGCGGACATGTCAGAGGTCCATTCCGTCGGTATCGATGAGACGAGCAGCCGGCGCGGCCATGATTACATCACCCTGTTTGTGGACCTCGTGGCGAAGCGCCTGCTGTTTGCCACACCCGGCAAGGATGCCGAGACTTTTGCGCAGTTCGCCGAAGATCTGCAGGCCCATGGCGGCAGCGCCGAGGCCATTACGGAGGTCAGCATGGACCTCTCGCCAGCCTTCCAAAAAGGGGCCGCAGAACACCTGCCCAACGCCCAGGTCACCTTCGATCGCTTTCACCTCATGAAGCTCGTCAATGAGGCCGTAGATGCCGTACGCAAGGGGGAAGCCCTCTCCCAACCAGACCTGAAAAAGAGCCGCTGGCTTTGGCTCAAGAACCCGGGAAAGCTCTCCGCCAAGCAAAGCGCCAGGCTCCGGGAGATCCTCAAGAACCAGAACCTCAAGACAGCACAGGCTTATCAGCTTCGCCTGACCTTCCAAGAAATCTTCACCGTCCAGAATCGCCACCAGGGCGCCACCCTGCTCAAGGCCTGGGTGGAAAACGTCAAGGACAGCGGATTACCGCCAATGGTCAAGGTCGCCTACACCGTCATGAATCACTGGGATGGTGTGCTCCGCTGGTTCGAGAGCCAGATCACCAACGGGATTCTGGAAGGCTTCAATAGCCTCCTCCAGTCCGCCAAGGCAAAAGCCCGTGGCTACCGTACCCACAAGAACTTTATCAACATGGCCTACCTGATCCTCGGTAAACTGGATCTCAGGCTACCCACATGA
- a CDS encoding CDGSH iron-sulfur domain-containing protein: protein MSLKPGSYYFCACGRSANLPFCNGTHQGSGVGPFAVEITEPQTVAICACRHSASRPFCDGTHKSLTTE, encoded by the coding sequence ATGAGCCTAAAACCAGGCAGCTACTATTTCTGCGCCTGTGGGCGCTCCGCAAACTTGCCTTTCTGCAATGGGACGCACCAGGGTAGTGGCGTGGGGCCTTTCGCCGTGGAGATCACCGAGCCACAAACGGTAGCCATCTGTGCCTGTCGTCACTCCGCCAGCCGCCCTTTCTGCGACGGCACGCACAAAAGCCTGACAACAGAGTGA
- a CDS encoding addiction module antidote protein: MAKKIKVSELIEFDASEYLNGEEDIAAYLTAVLEENDPALLAAALGDIARARGMSQVAKDSGITREALYKALRPGSEPRFETISRVCAALGVRLVAQPLH; this comes from the coding sequence ATGGCCAAGAAGATCAAGGTTTCTGAACTTATTGAGTTCGATGCATCCGAATACCTGAACGGCGAAGAAGATATAGCGGCATACCTGACGGCTGTTCTTGAAGAGAATGACCCCGCACTACTGGCCGCTGCCTTGGGCGACATTGCGCGCGCTCGGGGTATGTCACAGGTTGCGAAGGATTCCGGCATTACACGTGAAGCTCTGTACAAAGCCCTTCGGCCCGGCAGTGAGCCGCGCTTCGAGACGATCAGCCGCGTTTGCGCAGCCCTCGGTGTGCGCTTGGTCGCGCAACCGTTGCACTGA
- a CDS encoding TnsD family Tn7-like transposition protein, with protein MLAYFPRVYPDELLYSVLARYHRHTCSQSPKQTIQDLFGATGVKANVALQSRIAALCQNIPADRGLDPEKLIKETTLLPYYVAFATEEVTKFAISQLTDGHAESVFARLGIAASVISAPDSLRYCPVCLSEMQRQYGEWYWRRSHQLPGVLLCPDHKVFLVDSSMVPNGENQHAFIACSLQNCKLLALAKSWECEPQGMTLLQDIADRSASLLAAALKHEECRDWGVYYLAAVRNRGFAKGKQRVDQASFREAFSRFFAPIANVVPQAFNGDWPVAMVRKHRKAFHPLQHILLQMFLDRYPVIVKPADPSFEEGPWECLNHLAEHFGRKVVESLTVRREMDRFVGRFSCACGCSYTRVAGSSIPPHIGFFDVSCG; from the coding sequence ATGCTTGCCTACTTTCCCAGAGTGTATCCGGATGAACTGCTTTACAGCGTGCTTGCGCGATACCACCGGCATACGTGTTCTCAAAGTCCAAAGCAGACCATTCAGGATTTGTTCGGTGCCACGGGCGTGAAGGCGAATGTTGCGCTACAAAGCCGGATAGCGGCTCTCTGTCAAAACATACCAGCTGATCGTGGACTTGATCCTGAAAAACTGATCAAAGAAACTACGCTCCTCCCTTATTATGTAGCTTTTGCCACGGAAGAGGTGACCAAATTTGCCATTTCCCAGTTAACCGACGGCCATGCGGAATCGGTTTTCGCGCGACTTGGCATTGCAGCGAGCGTGATCTCGGCGCCAGATAGTCTGCGATATTGCCCAGTTTGTCTGAGTGAGATGCAGAGACAATACGGAGAGTGGTACTGGAGGCGTAGCCATCAACTTCCCGGTGTTCTGTTATGCCCAGACCACAAGGTTTTTTTGGTTGATAGTAGCATGGTCCCCAACGGAGAGAATCAACATGCATTTATTGCGTGCTCTCTACAAAACTGCAAACTTCTAGCGTTGGCCAAGAGTTGGGAATGCGAGCCGCAGGGGATGACGTTGTTGCAAGATATCGCTGATCGCAGCGCGTCCCTTTTGGCTGCTGCGTTGAAGCATGAAGAATGTCGTGATTGGGGGGTATATTACCTCGCCGCGGTTCGCAACCGAGGTTTCGCGAAAGGAAAGCAGAGAGTAGATCAAGCGTCCTTTCGGGAAGCTTTCTCTCGTTTTTTTGCGCCGATTGCCAATGTGGTTCCACAAGCGTTCAATGGGGACTGGCCTGTGGCCATGGTCCGGAAGCACCGTAAGGCATTTCATCCACTACAACACATCTTGCTGCAAATGTTCCTTGACCGATATCCAGTTATTGTGAAGCCTGCAGATCCTTCATTTGAAGAGGGTCCATGGGAGTGCCTCAATCATTTGGCAGAGCACTTTGGGCGCAAAGTCGTTGAATCGTTGACTGTGCGCCGGGAGATGGATAGGTTTGTTGGACGGTTTTCGTGTGCGTGCGGTTGCAGTTACACGCGAGTGGCGGGGTCCTCGATTCCACCACATATCGGGTTCTTCGATGTTTCATGTGGGTAG
- a CDS encoding ATP-binding protein, producing the protein MTMRDDMTTLAEYSENPFIAKLPPVLSVNEALRAMAGPPKFSEKERGYPAHLRAHCVLRLKNYFEPLENHLQLEAKFGMLLRQGYLSRNPNTNDYIHRLQEGYERVIGKDLAAVRRPIRSTASSFALIGCSGIGKSYGMGRVLELYPQVIHHVHPFSLDQVVWLKLDSPYKGSPKQLCISFFQAIDNLLGTRYRARYGASRSSLDEMMVQMAQIANLHALGVLIVDEIQHIREAPGTGADALLNFLVTLVNTIGIPVIVIGTLGALPLLQGDFRQARRASGLGSLVWERMEQGPTWNYFVDRIWKYQWTRELSPLTDEIRQVLYDESQGIIDVLVNLFMMAQLRAIQLGALRDRPECIDPGLLRQVAREHLRLIHPMIDALKRDDREAIAKYDDIRPLHDHAAQVFGDSLARLSGPSFEKAPAPERLAIGEDASENQVVAAILRALGDLGVAPDLAKVLLTEVRAENPGLSALDLVANIAAMLQGRGPVRPSAKVGRKKVRTSIAGAKALSDANDLRSVVTAGKKDGLSAYDSLKGVGVIKPPLNDLAG; encoded by the coding sequence ATGACGATGCGGGATGACATGACCACCCTTGCTGAATACAGCGAAAACCCGTTCATCGCAAAGTTGCCGCCCGTCTTGTCCGTGAATGAGGCATTGCGGGCTATGGCAGGGCCACCAAAATTCAGTGAAAAAGAGCGTGGCTATCCTGCCCATCTGCGGGCACATTGCGTCCTGCGACTGAAGAACTATTTCGAGCCGCTCGAGAACCATCTGCAATTGGAAGCGAAGTTCGGCATGCTTCTTCGCCAAGGGTACCTTAGTCGCAATCCCAACACTAACGACTACATTCACCGCCTGCAGGAGGGCTACGAGCGAGTAATTGGGAAGGATCTTGCCGCTGTCCGGCGCCCAATCCGCTCTACGGCGAGTAGCTTTGCCCTGATCGGTTGCTCCGGCATCGGCAAGAGCTACGGCATGGGCAGGGTCCTGGAGCTCTACCCGCAGGTCATCCACCATGTCCACCCTTTCAGTCTTGACCAAGTGGTTTGGCTGAAGCTGGATAGCCCCTACAAAGGATCGCCTAAACAACTTTGCATTAGCTTTTTTCAGGCGATAGACAATTTGTTGGGCACCCGGTACCGCGCCCGGTATGGGGCCAGTCGGAGCTCTCTTGATGAAATGATGGTCCAAATGGCGCAAATCGCCAACCTGCACGCCCTCGGTGTACTCATCGTCGACGAGATTCAGCATATTAGGGAGGCCCCGGGCACTGGAGCCGACGCCTTATTGAATTTTCTTGTGACATTGGTGAACACCATCGGCATCCCGGTAATTGTCATTGGTACGCTGGGAGCGTTGCCGTTGTTGCAGGGAGATTTCCGCCAGGCGCGTCGGGCCAGTGGCTTAGGAAGTTTGGTCTGGGAACGCATGGAACAAGGTCCGACCTGGAACTATTTCGTCGACCGCATATGGAAATACCAGTGGACGCGAGAGTTGTCCCCGCTGACCGACGAGATTCGTCAGGTGCTTTATGACGAAAGTCAAGGAATTATTGATGTGTTGGTCAATCTTTTCATGATGGCACAACTGCGTGCCATACAGCTGGGAGCGCTGCGAGACAGACCGGAGTGTATTGACCCTGGTCTTCTGCGTCAGGTTGCGCGTGAGCACTTACGACTCATCCACCCCATGATTGACGCCTTAAAGCGGGATGATCGGGAGGCAATCGCAAAATATGACGATATACGCCCATTGCATGACCATGCTGCACAAGTCTTTGGGGACTCGCTTGCGCGCTTATCGGGGCCTTCTTTTGAGAAGGCCCCTGCCCCCGAGAGGTTGGCGATTGGCGAGGATGCAAGCGAGAACCAAGTTGTAGCGGCGATCTTGCGCGCTTTGGGAGACTTGGGAGTGGCGCCGGACCTTGCAAAGGTTCTATTGACAGAGGTCCGTGCCGAAAATCCGGGGCTATCCGCCCTGGATCTCGTGGCAAACATCGCCGCGATGCTGCAAGGACGAGGGCCCGTGCGTCCAAGCGCCAAAGTAGGTCGGAAGAAAGTACGAACGTCCATAGCTGGGGCAAAAGCGTTGTCTGACGCGAATGACCTCAGGTCAGTTGTCACCGCTGGGAAAAAAGATGGGCTGTCTGCTTACGATTCACTGAAAGGTGTTGGAGTGATTAAACCGCCTCTGAATGACCTTGCTGGATGA
- a CDS encoding EAL domain-containing protein produces MNHFRQQSNQLISYAPRWLRWLWLGFLALVLMAWALLAWSGWQQTWGREISSLRILAASVAEGTQVMLDGTRASLTLLGRQLELGSPDLGPRSEEMLRGYLALQPYLAAVGTRMPNGRVLAAGQGRRVLADLLSAPDDPANARRLGLNAVQRSALAQCLRSSTFCLGPPICDPLAGSDWGDWMIPLFQPAIGGARPMVALLPLVDGRLPFWRGLPLPSWVAIFLLRDDGFLESRSPPPTRTTYAVRQNGIAARYIFSHPKLSSGTYFGLSKAVGQWRLGAVQRIAGYPLVAGVSIPRSVLWAGWWDNVQAPTAGAIALLLLSTLGYGYLRRVGKEREAERQRAEQTLWEEKERAEVTLHSIGDAVITTDTEGRVTDMNVVAEALLGYSRTEVVGRPLEDVFHIVQEGSHAPVINPVRRVLEEGHVVGLANHTVLLTRDGQERAIEDSAAPILDRQGTLLGVVLVFHDVTDKRRLTAELAYQATHDALTGLPNRTLFTDRLAHDRAQTLRQERLLAVGILDLDGFKLVNDRFGHGAGDALLQEMAQRLLGELRSGDTLARMGGDEFGLLLPGVERLDEVEDVCLRLLEVLRIPFHLQGEDIPLSASIGITSYPLDDSLPEDLLRHADLALYAAKEAGRDRYEWFNWPMDRLQKEVLEVRKMTESALDRGQLLLYYQPVVEIDNGPVGVEALIRLDHPERGLLPPAAFASALDSPRLTRRIGCFVLASALTQTQTWHRQGLPLRVSVNISAHHLLDPRFLSDLQAALDAHPDLPASAIEIEITETAPLLDFTRARETLLACNRLGVRIALDDFGTGSASLTYLQKLPAQTIKIDQSFVRDIINDPKDYAIVSGVVTSARLLGLEVIAEGVETAEHAAMLCHLQCHCLQGYAIARPMAPEAIPDWIREYKPLVQNGFSTPPPPPPPPRMGLIYVHNQRVRSFVAALHNQVPFPTLVIEHEAEQQCHLGLWLRGEGKLRYGEDTPFYQELLDRHDRLHVLAREAKALYDAGDEEGAARKGMELERENQELMALLQD; encoded by the coding sequence GTGAATCATTTCCGCCAACAATCTAACCAACTCATTTCCTATGCCCCGCGCTGGTTACGCTGGTTGTGGTTGGGTTTCCTGGCACTTGTGTTGATGGCCTGGGCCCTGCTGGCGTGGTCCGGCTGGCAGCAAACGTGGGGGCGGGAGATCTCCAGCCTCCGGATATTGGCAGCATCGGTGGCAGAGGGAACGCAGGTGATGCTCGATGGCACACGGGCCTCGCTGACCTTGCTGGGGCGACAACTGGAGTTGGGTTCGCCGGATCTGGGCCCTCGGTCCGAGGAAATGCTGCGGGGCTATCTGGCACTGCAGCCGTATTTAGCAGCCGTGGGAACTCGCATGCCTAACGGACGGGTGCTTGCGGCGGGCCAGGGAAGACGCGTCCTCGCCGATCTTCTGTCCGCCCCTGATGATCCGGCGAATGCCCGTCGGCTGGGGCTAAATGCGGTGCAGCGTAGCGCGCTGGCCCAATGCCTGCGCTCCTCGACTTTCTGCCTGGGTCCCCCCATATGCGACCCGCTCGCCGGGAGCGACTGGGGAGATTGGATGATCCCCCTCTTTCAACCAGCTATAGGCGGAGCGCGGCCTATGGTCGCCCTGCTGCCCCTCGTGGATGGTCGCCTGCCGTTCTGGCGGGGGCTGCCCCTACCGTCCTGGGTCGCCATCTTTTTGCTGCGAGACGACGGCTTTTTGGAAAGCCGCTCTCCACCGCCCACCCGAACCACATACGCCGTGCGCCAGAATGGCATTGCCGCACGTTATATCTTTTCCCATCCGAAATTATCGTCGGGTACTTATTTCGGACTTTCCAAGGCGGTGGGCCAATGGCGTCTGGGTGCCGTGCAGCGGATTGCAGGCTATCCCCTGGTGGCAGGCGTGAGTATTCCGCGTTCAGTGTTATGGGCGGGCTGGTGGGACAACGTCCAGGCGCCAACCGCCGGTGCGATTGCGTTACTGCTTTTGTCCACCCTAGGTTACGGCTATCTGCGGCGCGTCGGCAAGGAACGGGAAGCCGAGCGGCAGAGGGCGGAACAGACGCTGTGGGAGGAAAAAGAGCGGGCAGAAGTCACCCTGCATTCCATTGGGGATGCGGTGATCACCACCGATACCGAAGGTCGAGTGACGGACATGAACGTCGTCGCCGAAGCGTTGCTGGGCTATAGCCGGACCGAAGTCGTGGGCCGGCCCCTGGAGGATGTCTTTCACATCGTCCAGGAAGGCAGTCATGCCCCAGTGATCAATCCCGTCCGCCGGGTTCTGGAAGAAGGTCATGTGGTAGGGCTTGCCAACCACACCGTGCTCCTCACCAGGGACGGCCAAGAGCGCGCCATCGAAGATAGTGCGGCGCCGATCCTGGATCGACAGGGTACCCTGCTTGGCGTGGTATTGGTCTTTCACGACGTTACCGACAAGCGCCGTCTGACCGCCGAACTAGCCTACCAAGCCACCCATGATGCCCTCACTGGCCTTCCCAACCGGACGCTCTTCACTGACCGGCTGGCCCACGATCGCGCGCAGACGTTGCGCCAGGAGCGCTTGCTGGCGGTGGGCATCCTGGATCTGGACGGCTTCAAGCTGGTCAATGATCGCTTCGGGCATGGTGCAGGCGATGCCCTGTTGCAAGAGATGGCGCAACGGTTGCTGGGAGAATTACGCTCCGGAGATACCCTGGCTCGGATGGGCGGCGACGAGTTTGGACTGCTTCTCCCGGGTGTCGAGCGCCTGGATGAGGTTGAGGACGTCTGCTTGCGCCTGTTGGAAGTGCTCCGCATCCCCTTTCATCTGCAAGGTGAAGACATCCCCCTTTCTGCCAGTATCGGCATAACCAGCTATCCGCTGGATGATAGTCTTCCGGAGGATCTCTTACGTCATGCGGATCTGGCTCTCTACGCGGCCAAGGAAGCCGGGCGAGATCGCTATGAATGGTTCAACTGGCCAATGGACAGGCTGCAGAAAGAGGTCCTGGAGGTGCGAAAAATGACGGAAAGCGCGCTCGATAGAGGACAACTGTTGCTTTACTATCAGCCCGTGGTAGAGATTGATAACGGTCCCGTGGGGGTGGAGGCCCTGATCCGTCTCGACCACCCTGAACGGGGCCTGCTACCGCCAGCCGCCTTCGCCAGTGCTCTTGACTCACCGCGCCTGACCCGGCGCATTGGCTGCTTCGTGCTCGCCTCGGCCCTCACGCAGACTCAAACCTGGCATCGGCAAGGGTTGCCTCTGCGCGTATCGGTGAACATCAGCGCTCACCATCTCCTCGACCCGCGCTTTCTGTCCGATCTGCAGGCGGCCCTCGACGCCCATCCGGACCTGCCCGCATCCGCAATCGAAATCGAGATCACCGAAACCGCTCCCCTACTGGACTTCACCAGAGCACGGGAAACTTTGCTGGCCTGCAACCGCTTGGGCGTGCGCATCGCCCTCGACGACTTCGGTACCGGCAGCGCCTCCCTGACCTATTTGCAGAAGCTACCTGCGCAGACTATCAAGATCGATCAGAGCTTCGTTCGCGACATCATCAATGATCCCAAGGATTACGCCATCGTCTCCGGCGTAGTCACCAGCGCCCGGCTTCTGGGTCTGGAAGTGATTGCCGAGGGAGTGGAAACGGCCGAACATGCCGCCATGCTTTGTCACTTGCAGTGCCACTGCCTGCAAGGCTATGCCATTGCTCGACCCATGGCGCCGGAAGCCATTCCAGACTGGATCAGAGAGTATAAGCCATTGGTTCAAAATGGTTTTTCTACCCCCCCCCCCCCCCCCCCCCCCCCCCGTATGGGGTTAATTTATGTTCATAATCAACGTGTTAGAAGCTTTGTCGCGGCATTGCACAACCAGGTTCCCTTTCCCACCCTGGTCATTGAACACGAGGCAGAGCAGCAATGCCACCTGGGACTTTGGTTGCGCGGGGAAGGCAAACTCCGGTACGGCGAAGACACGCCCTTTTATCAGGAGTTGTTAGATCGGCATGACCGGCTGCACGTGTTGGCTCGGGAGGCAAAAGCCCTGTACGACGCGGGGGACGAAGAGGGAGCGGCGCGGAAGGGCATGGAGCTGGAACGAGAAAACCAGGAATTGATGGCGCTTCTGCAGGATTAA
- a CDS encoding MarR family transcriptional regulator yields the protein MAFLAVLRELAQAYQAFSAYSAAHVRQLGLTPAQFDVIATLGNTQGMPLSQLAQQTLITKGTLTGIIDRLEKKGLVRREGSVIDRRSFLAVLTPAGEALFSQVFPSHIAYLKQAFAEEDEGELEQVRRTLRALRGRFQD from the coding sequence ATGGCTTTTCTCGCCGTACTGCGAGAGCTCGCCCAAGCCTATCAGGCCTTTTCCGCCTACTCCGCCGCCCACGTCCGGCAACTGGGCCTCACACCAGCGCAGTTTGACGTCATCGCCACGCTAGGCAATACCCAGGGAATGCCCCTCAGCCAACTGGCCCAACAAACCCTGATCACCAAGGGAACATTGACCGGCATCATTGACCGACTTGAAAAAAAAGGTCTGGTTCGCAGAGAGGGCTCGGTCATTGACCGGCGCAGTTTCCTCGCCGTCCTGACTCCGGCAGGCGAGGCACTTTTTTCTCAAGTCTTTCCCAGCCATATCGCCTATCTCAAGCAAGCCTTCGCGGAAGAGGATGAGGGCGAGTTGGAGCAGGTACGCCGCACCCTACGCGCGTTGCGAGGTCGGTTCCAGGACTAA
- a CDS encoding type II toxin-antitoxin system RelE/ParE family toxin, with amino-acid sequence MTYTVKLLGEFSDWLKCLKDEQTRQRLNKRLRKAQLGNLGDVEPVGEGVFEMREHFGPGWRMYGVQRGEMLIVMLAGGDKSTQQADIRRAIALAKLLED; translated from the coding sequence ATGACCTACACGGTGAAACTACTCGGCGAGTTCTCCGACTGGCTCAAGTGTCTGAAGGATGAGCAGACCAGGCAGCGCCTCAACAAGCGCCTGCGCAAGGCCCAGCTGGGCAACCTGGGCGACGTGGAGCCTGTAGGCGAAGGCGTGTTCGAGATGCGTGAACATTTCGGGCCTGGTTGGCGCATGTATGGCGTCCAGCGTGGTGAGATGTTGATCGTGATGCTCGCCGGCGGTGATAAGTCCACTCAGCAGGCCGACATTCGCCGAGCGATTGCACTGGCGAAGCTTTTGGAGGATTGA
- a CDS encoding DDE-type integrase/transposase/recombinase gives MSGLYSIDIQASTAMPLFREAEEIERMRETGEWRLTDPDPWLAFVADEAIPEIYRLKRDRAWTMIRPLILDQPAIFQPRLRSRAVQAVMAETGATKQTIYRLLRRYWQRGMTPNALLPDYDRCGGRGKERASSGKKRGRPADRDDLGVNVTPEMRQLFRSVVTKKFAKNAQMDLRVAYDELIASAFSDQAINEQTGRQELVPRKDAPTFRQFCYWSEKDNDLFRVDRIRRTPRVYDKDRRAILGSSTAETVGPASRFQIDATIADVYLVSRYDRAKIVGRPVLYIVIDVFSRMITGVYVGFEGPSWVGAMMALANTATEKVGYCRQFGVEIGEADWPCQALPDALLGDRGEVAGSAVETLINNFQVRVETAAPYRADWKGIVEQRFRLIPARFKAYVAGYVATDFRERGAKDYRLDATLDIDQFTRIILYCILYYNNQHVLKDYEKTPDMIADGVQAIPSELWDWGIAHRSGSLRVFPPELVRLSLLPNAEAMVTATGIRYADCFYTCQKAIEDHWFERARQRGRWKVKISYEPRCMDVIYLHDDLRQGKFISCTLTEKSRHHLGRTLWEIDQIRQEERRAGRNNEQHVQRGRINLIETIKNVMQEAQIMQTNAPNSYSSNRQRTGSIRENRRREKRDNQEREAFQTKRRREDAKIKGEILHFPTGKMEDDYRLPDIAEILRRQNEEQGDDDAG, from the coding sequence ATGAGCGGCCTCTACAGCATCGATATTCAGGCGTCTACTGCCATGCCCCTTTTCCGGGAGGCAGAGGAAATAGAGCGGATGCGCGAGACGGGGGAATGGCGCCTCACCGATCCCGACCCCTGGTTGGCATTCGTGGCAGACGAGGCCATCCCCGAGATCTACCGGCTAAAGAGGGACCGGGCGTGGACGATGATACGTCCTCTAATTCTTGACCAGCCAGCCATCTTCCAGCCTCGCCTTAGAAGTCGGGCGGTTCAGGCCGTGATGGCGGAGACGGGGGCTACTAAACAGACAATCTACCGCTTGCTACGACGATACTGGCAGCGCGGCATGACACCGAATGCGCTGCTCCCCGACTATGATCGATGTGGGGGACGAGGCAAGGAGAGGGCTTCCTCAGGAAAGAAGCGGGGAAGGCCCGCCGATAGGGACGATTTGGGCGTCAACGTCACGCCAGAAATGCGGCAATTATTTCGCTCGGTTGTCACCAAAAAATTTGCAAAAAATGCACAAATGGATCTGCGAGTAGCCTATGACGAACTGATCGCAAGTGCTTTTTCCGATCAGGCGATCAATGAGCAGACCGGGCGGCAGGAACTGGTCCCACGCAAAGATGCGCCAACCTTCAGGCAGTTCTGCTATTGGTCCGAAAAAGACAACGATCTTTTTCGAGTCGATCGCATCCGTCGCACGCCGCGCGTCTACGATAAGGACCGACGCGCCATATTGGGATCATCGACGGCAGAAACAGTCGGTCCCGCTTCTCGTTTCCAAATCGATGCGACAATTGCAGATGTCTATTTGGTGTCGCGATATGACCGTGCGAAGATCGTCGGGCGCCCGGTATTGTATATCGTCATCGACGTCTTTAGTCGCATGATTACGGGAGTGTATGTTGGATTTGAAGGACCTTCCTGGGTTGGTGCGATGATGGCGCTGGCCAATACTGCCACGGAAAAAGTGGGGTATTGCCGCCAGTTTGGCGTCGAGATAGGTGAGGCAGACTGGCCGTGTCAAGCTCTTCCCGATGCGCTACTTGGTGATCGAGGTGAAGTCGCCGGCAGTGCTGTTGAGACGTTGATCAATAACTTTCAAGTGCGCGTCGAAACCGCAGCACCCTACCGTGCGGACTGGAAGGGTATTGTTGAACAGCGGTTTCGACTGATTCCTGCCCGTTTTAAGGCCTACGTTGCAGGCTATGTTGCCACCGATTTCCGGGAACGTGGCGCCAAAGACTATCGTCTGGATGCAACGCTGGATATCGACCAATTTACTCGTATCATCCTGTACTGCATTCTCTACTATAACAATCAGCACGTCTTGAAGGATTATGAGAAGACCCCGGACATGATTGCGGACGGAGTTCAGGCGATACCCTCCGAGCTATGGGATTGGGGGATTGCACACCGAAGTGGTAGCCTGCGTGTCTTCCCACCAGAGTTGGTTCGACTGAGCCTGTTGCCGAACGCTGAGGCGATGGTAACGGCCACTGGAATTCGCTATGCCGATTGCTTCTACACTTGCCAGAAAGCGATAGAGGACCACTGGTTTGAACGCGCCCGGCAAAGAGGGCGCTGGAAGGTGAAAATTTCCTACGAACCGCGCTGCATGGATGTGATATACCTTCACGATGATCTGAGGCAAGGGAAATTCATCTCCTGCACTCTGACAGAAAAGAGCCGCCATCATCTGGGCCGAACTCTGTGGGAGATAGATCAAATACGTCAGGAAGAGCGCCGCGCAGGACGCAATAACGAGCAACATGTTCAGCGCGGGCGTATCAACTTGATTGAGACAATAAAAAATGTCATGCAGGAGGCCCAGATCATGCAGACGAACGCGCCCAATTCTTACAGTAGCAATCGCCAGAGAACGGGTAGCATTCGCGAAAACCGTCGCCGGGAAAAACGGGATAATCAGGAGCGAGAAGCCTTCCAAACCAAGCGGCGCAGGGAGGATGCCAAGATAAAGGGGGAGATCCTCCACTTCCCCACGGGAAAAATGGAGGACGACTACCGTCTACCGGACATTGCGGAGATTCTTCGTAGGCAAAATGAAGAACAGGGTGATGACGATGCGGGATGA
- a CDS encoding transposase domain-containing protein, which yields MGRHGAPCRCRLQGVDPYDYLIDVLQRVATHPPCYVPQ from the coding sequence ATCGGGAGGCATGGCGCTCCATGTCGATGCCGGCTCCAGGGTGTGGACCCTTACGACTACCTCATCGATGTCCTGCAACGGGTGGCCACCCACCCCCCGTGTTACGTCCCGCAATAA